Below is a window of Variovorax sp. TBS-050B DNA.
TGACCTTCGCTTCCCTGAAGGAAGCATTAGCTGGTTAAGAAACCTTCCGCGACACGGCTGAACCGGTTGGCGGATGCGACTGTGGCTGGGGAAGGGCCTGAGTACTTCGGCATTGTGCCACGTTCACCATATGACGGTCGAACGCGGTTGTGCAAGGGGCGCGGAGCACCCCCTCAGGTCAGGAAAGCAGCTGCTTGATCTGCTGCAGCGTCGCGGGGTCGTCGATGGTGGTCAGGTCGCCGGGGTCGCGCTGCTCGCAGACCGCCTGGATCGCGCGCCGCAGCAGCTTGCCGCTGCGCGTCTTGGGCAGGCCGCTCACGAAGCGCACGCGCGCGGGGCGCGCGAGCGCGCCGAGCTGGTCGGCCACGCGCTTCATGATCTCGCCCTCGAGCTGCAGCGCCGCATCGGCATCGCTCGCGGCGCGGCCGTCGCGCGGCACCACGAAGGCCATCGCCACTTGCCCCTTGAGCGCGTCGGCGACGCCCACCACCGCCACTTCCGCCACGTTCGGGTGCCCCGAGATGCTCTCCTCGATCTCGCGCGTGCCGAGGCGGTGGCCGGCCACGTTGATCACGTCGTCGGTCCGGCCGAGGATGTAGAAATAGCCGTCCGCATCGCGGATGCCCCAGTCGAAGGTGGAATACACCATCTTGCCGGGCACGCTCTTCCAGTAGGTGTCGACGAAGCGCGCATCGTCCCGCCACACCGTCTGCATGAAGCCCGGCGGCGTCGGGCCTTCGATCACGACCACGCCCTTCTCGTTGGCGCCCGTGAGCTCCTCGCCGGTGCTTTCGTGCAGGATCTTGATGCGATAGCCGTACATCGGCACACCGGGGCTGCCGAACCTGCTCGGCTTCTGCTCCACCCCGTTGGCGATGGTGATGATCGGCCAGCCCGATTCGGTCTGCCAGTAGTTGTCGATGATCGGCACGCCCAGGCCTTCGCTGATCCAGCGCGCGGTCGGCTCGTCGAGCGGCTCGCCCGCGAGGAAGAGCGCGCGCAGGCTCGAGAGGTCGTATTTCTTCAGCAGCGCCGGGTCCTGCTTCTTGAGCACGCGCACGGCCGTGGGGGCGCTGAACATCACCGTCACCCTGTATTTCTCGACCAGGCGCCACCAGATGCCGCCGTCGGGCTGCCCGTCGATGCCCTGCGTGGGCAGGCCCTCGTACATCAGCGTGGCCATGCCGGCGATCAGCGGACCGTAGACGATGTAGCTGTGGCCCACCACCCAGCCGATGTCGCTGGTCGAGAAGTAGGTCTCGCCGGCGCGGCCGTCGAAGATGTGCTTCATGCTCGCCGCCAGCGCCACGGCATAGCCGCCCACGTCGCGCTGCACGCCCTTGGGCCGGCCGGTGGTGCCGCTGGTATAGATGGTGTAGCTGATGTCGGTGGCGGCAAGCCAGGTGCAGGGCACCTGCGCGTTCAGGTGCCTTTCGCGCAGCGCGCTCGCGAGATGGTCGCGCGCCGGTGTCAGCTGCATCGGCGCGAGCCCGCGGTCGGTCAGCAGCACCGCCGAAGGCTTGTGGCTCGACAGGCGGATCGCTTCGTCGAGCAGCGGCTTGTACGCGATCACCTTGCCGCCGCGCGAGCCCGCATCGGCGCTGACGATCACCTTGGGCTCGGCATCCTCGATCCGGCTGGCGAGCGAGCCGCTCGCAAAGCCGCCGAACACCACGCAATGGATGGCGCCGATGCGTGCGCAGGCCAGCATCGCGAAAGCGGCCTCGGGAATCATCGGCATGTAGATCAGCACCCGGTCGCCCCGGCCCACGCCGAGTTCTATCAGGCTGGCGGCGGTGCGCTGCACCTCGGCATGCAGTTCCCGGAAGCTGTAGGTCTTCTCGGTGCCGGTTTCGGTGGAAACGAAGATCAGCGCCGGCTGGTCGCCGCGCGCCGCGAGATGCCGATCGACCGCGTTGTGGCACAGGTTGGTCGTGCCGCCGACGAACCAGCGCGCGAACGGCGGGTTGCTCGCGTCGAGGATCTGCTGCGGCGGCACCTGCCAGTCGATCAGCTTCGCCTGCTCGGCCCAGAAGGCCTCGGGCGCATCGATGGACTGGCGATAAAACTCTTCGTAGCGGCTCATCGGGCTTGTCTCCTGAAGTTCTTCTGGCGCCGGCGGACGTTGCCACCGAAACTGAATTCATAATTATGGAGACCGATCTTGCGGCAAGCTGACAGCCGGCGCGATCGGTGCCGGCCCTCGCCACCAACGCCGGAACCTGCCGACCGGCGCTAGCGGATCAGCGCAAGCAGTTCGGAGAAAGCCGGATGCTCGGCGGTGCGCAGCCATTCGAACCCGACCATCTCGGTGGTCACCAGTTCGGCGCCCGCGCCCGCTAGGCGGTCGAAGGCGGCATCGCGGTTGCGCTCGGTGCGTGCGCTGCAGGCGTCGGTCACGACCCAGACCTCGAATTCGTCTTCCAGCAGGTCGAGCGCGGTCTGCAGCAGGCAGACATGCGCCTCGCAGCCCGCGATCACGATGCTGTTGCGCTCCTCGGGCGCGGCGGCGGGCTTCTGCAGATGCTTGGGTAGGCTGCGGGCATTGCCCTGCGGCGGCTTTGCCGGCACGCGCAGCCATTCGCCGAGGCCCTCCTCCACGCCGCTGAAATGCATCTTGGACAGGGTGCGCTGGCACAGCTTCCGGATCTCGGCATCGTTTTCGCCGAGCTTCGACGGGTTGTGTTCCGTGCCCCATGCCGGCACGCCGAACAAGCGCGCCATCCTGCCGAGGCGCACTGCGTTCTGAACGACGGCTTCGGCCTCGAAGATCGCAGGCATCAATTGCGCCTGGTAGTCGACCAGCACGAGTTGCGATTGGGAAGCGTCGAGCAGCATGAACGGAATTCTTTCTTCAGAAGGAGTTGGACCGGCCCGACCGTACCACCGAAAGGATCGCTTCGGCCGACGACACGGCCGACCGGCCGCGCCCCTAGACTGCGCGGATGCCGCAGATCCTTCCGCACCGCCGCCTGTCCACGATTCTGGCCCTTTGCGCGGCGATCGCCATCGGTGGTTGCGGCGGGTTGCGCAGCGGCGGGGCGCCGCTCGGCAGCAGCCTCGAGAAGAGCAGTTGCACGGCACATGCCGACACGCTGCTCGTGCTGCTGCCCGGCGCGTACTCGCAGCCCGACGAGTTCGTGCGCGAAGGCTTCGTCCGTGCGCTCCAGGACAGCCGGCTCGCGGTCGACGCGATGCTGGTCGATGCGCACCTCGGCTACTACAACGACCGCACCATCCTCGTCCGCCTGGATCAGGACGTGATCGCACCCGCACGCGCCCAAGGCTACAAGGCGGTCTGGATCGTCGGCATTTCCATCGGCGGCTTCGGCGGGCTGCTCTACGCACAGACGCACCCGGGTGCGCTCGCGGGCCTGGTGACCATCGCGCCCTACCTCGGCGAGCGCGCCCTCGCCGCCGACATCGCCAATGCCGGCGGGCTCGCGCGCTGGACCGGACCGTTGGGCGATCCGCCCGGCAGCGATCCGCGCCGGCCAAACGAAACCCAGCTCTGGCAATGGCTGCGCGGCTACGCCGGCCGCACCGCCGGCTTCGGTGCCCAGCCGCCGCTCTACCTGGGCTATGGCGTCGACGACCGTTTTGCGTTCAGCCACCGGTTGCTGGCCGCGGCGCTGCCGGCGGACCGCGTGTTCACCACCGAGGGCGGCCACGACTGGCCCGAATGGACGCGGATCTGGCGCCGCATGCTGCCGACGCTGCCGCTGCCGGGCTGCCCCGGCTGAGCGCGCCGCCTCGGCGCGGCGTCAATCCGGCCGAAGCCGCAGCAGCTTGCCGTCGGATTCGTCGGTCAGCACGTACAGCCAGCCGTCGGGCCCCTGCTTCACGTCGCGCACGCGCGCGCCGCGGTCGGCCAGGAGCTTGTGCTCGGCCACCACCTTGCCGTCCTTCAGTTCGATGCGGTCGAGGTAGCCGAACTTGAGCGAGCCCACGAAGAGGTTGCCCTTCCATGCCGCGCCGTAGCGGTCGCTGGTCAGGAAGGCCATGCCCGAGGGCGCGATCGAGGGCACCCAGTAATGCAGCGGCTGCTCCATGCCCTGCCGGGCGGTGATGCCCTCGCCGATTTTGCCGCCGCCATAGTTTTCGCCGTAGGTGATCACCGGCCAGCCGTGGTTGCGGCCGGCCTGCGGCACGTTGATCTCGTCGCCGCCCTGGGGACCGTGCTCGGTCATCCAGAAGCGGCCGTCGGGCGCGAGGGCCGCGCCCTGGCCGTTGCGGTGGCCGTAGCTCCAGATTTCCGGCAAGGCGCCCGGGCGGCCGACGAAGGGGTTGTCCTTCGGCGCGGTGCCGTCCTTGGCGATGCGCACCACCTTGCCGATGTGGTTGTCGAGCTTCTGCGCATCGTCCTTGCGGCTGTAGCGATCGCCGAGCGTCAGGAACAGCGTTCCGTCGCGCGCCTCCACGATGCGGCAGCCGAAGTGGTTGCGGCTCGTGACCTTGGGTTGCTGGCTGAAGAGGATCCGCAGGTTCTCGAGCTTCGTGGCGTCGCCGGAAAGCCGCGCGCTCGCCAGCGCCGTGCCGTTCGCGGAACCCCCGCCGGCCTCGGGCTCCGAGAAGCAGAAGTACAGCGTGCGGTTCTTCTCGAATTCGGAATCGGCCAGCACGTCCAGCAGACCGCCCTGCCCGCCCGCCGCGATCGCGGGCAGTCCGGCCAGCGGCGCGCCGAGCCGGCCATCGGCCCCGATCAGGCGCATCCGTCCCGCCCGCTCGGTGACCACGTAGCGCCCTTCGGGAAGAAAGGCCACGCCCCAGGGGTTCTGCAGACCGGTGGCGACGGTTTCGGCGCGGACCTGGGCGAACGCGGGGGCGGTCAGGCCCAGTCCTGCCAGGCCGATGAGGCTCCCGAGGAGCGCGCGTAATGCCTTTTGCTGCAGTTTCATGCTGATTCCAGAAAGTTCGAGCAATCTTGCCGCTAATTGGGCGCCGGATCGAAGCATTTAGCGAATTCACTGGGTGGCCGAAAGCCCATTTGCACCCAACCGCTTATGCCGCATAAACGTCGACCGTTACACTTTTTCTTTGGCCGAATCAAAAATCTTGAGGGAAATCAACGGTTTGCGTGTACATTCGCGAATTCGGGTTAAATTGACATAACCGCACGTCATCCATATCCTACGCGCCATGCGTTTTTTCGTCCTACCCGCTTCCCTCCTGTTCGCCGTAGCTGTCCAGGCCGCCCCTCAACAGGATCGATCCGATGACGAATTGGCCCGGCTGCTGGCCGACAAGGGCCTGATCGGACAATTGCAGCAGGTCCGCCAGACCGTCGCCGAACGCACCTCCGATCTCGTGGTCACGGCCATCGGGTTCCTGGGCGTGCCCTACCGCCGCGGCGGCAACACGGTCGAGTCCGGCTTCGACTGCAGCGGCTTCGTCCGCGCCATGTACAACCAGACGCTCGGCCACGTGCTGCCGCGCCGCGCCGAAGAGCAAGCCGCCGCCACCGAGAAGATCGATCGCAGCCAGCTCAAGCCCGGCGACCTGGTCTTCTTCAACACGATGCGCCGCGCCTTCAGCCACGTCGGCATCTATGTCGGTGAAGGCAAGTTCATCCACTCGCCGCGCTCGGGCGCCCAGGTGCGGGTGGAAGACATGAACGGCAGCTACTGGAGCCGCCGCTTCGACGGCGCCCGCCGCGTGCTGGCCGGAACCCCGGCCGCCGAAGAAATCAAGAGCACGGGCAACTGAGCCGCCTGCGCCCGCCACCCCCACAAAAAAAATCCCGCCTCTCGGCGGGATTTTTCTTTGCCCGTCAGGCCGCCTTCTTCTGCGGCGGCAGGTCGGTGCAGCTGCCGTGCGCTACTTCCGCCGCCATGCCGATGCTCTCGCCGAGCGTGGGATGCGGATGGATGGTCTTGCCGATGTCGACCTCGTCGGCGCCCATTTCGATCGCGAGCGCGATCTCGCCGATCATGTCGCCCGCGTGCGTGCCCACGATGCCGCCGCCGAGGATGCGGTGCGTCTCGGCATCGAACAGCAGCTTGGTGAAGCCTTCGTCGCGGCCGTTGGCGATCGCGCGGCCCGAGGCGTTCCACGGGAACAGGCCCTTCTTGACCTTGACGCCTTCGGCCTTGGCCTGGTCTTCGGTCAGGCCCACCCAGGCCACTTCGGGGTCGGTGTAGGCCACGCTCGGGATCACGCGGGCATTGAAGGCGGCGCTCGACAGCTCGCGGTCCCCCTTCTGCTCGCCGGCGATCACCTCGGCCGCCACATGGGCCTCGTGCACCGCCTTGTGCGCCAGCATCGGCTGGCCCACGATGTCGCCGATGGCGAAGATGTGCGGCACGTTGGTGCGCATCTGGATGTCGACCGGGATGAAGCCGCGGTCGCTCACCGTCACGCCGGCCTTCTCGGCACCGATCTTCTTGCCGTTGGGGCTGCGGCCCACGGCCTGCAGCACCAGGTCGTAGACCTGCGGCTCCTTGGGCGCGTTCTCGCCCTCGAAGCTGACCTTGATGCCGTCCTTCGTGGCCTCGGCGCCCACGGTCTTGGTCTTGAGCATGATGTTGTCGAAACGCGGCGCGTTCATCTTCTGCCAGACCTTGACGAGGTCGCGGTCGGCGCCCTGCATCAGGCCGTCGAGCATCTCGACCACGTCGAGCCGCGCGCCGAGCGAGGAATACACCGTGCCCATCTCGAGGCCGATGATGCCGCCGCCGAGGATCAGCATGCGCTTGGGGTCCGTGCCGAGCTCGAGCGCGCCGGTCGAATCGACCACGCGCGGATCCTTCGGCATGAAGGGCAGGCTCACGGCCTGCGAACCCGCGGCGATGATCGCGTTGCGGAACTTCACCGTCTGCTTCTTGCCCGTGGTGTCCCAGCCCGTGCCCGAGGTTTCCTCCACCTCGATGTGGTACGGATCGACGAAGTTGCCGACGCCGCGCAGCACGGTCACCTTGCGCATCTTGGCCATGGCCGCGAGGCCGCCGGTGAGCTTGCCCACCACCTTGTTCTTGTGGCCGAGCAGCTTCGTGCGGTCGACCGTCGGCGCGCCGAAGCTCACGCCCAGGTCGGCGAAGTGCTTGACCTCGTCCATGACCGCGGCCACGTGCAGCAGCGCCTTCGAGGGGATGCAGCCCACGTTGAGGCACACGCCGCCGAGCGTGGCATAGCGCTCGATCAGCACCACCTTGAGGCCCAGGTCGGCGGCGCGGAAGGCCGCCGAATAGCCGCCCGGCCCGGCGCCGAGCACGATCACGTCGCATTCGACGTCGACCTTGCCGCCGTAGCTGGATGCAGCCGGCGCTGCGGCAGGCGCCGGGGCCGGTGCGGCCTTCGGTGCCGGCGCGGCAGCCGCGGCAGCCGCGGGGGCCGGCGCAGCGGCGGCCGGGGCGGGCGCGGCGGCGCCGTCGACTTCGAGTGTCAGCACCACCGAGCCTTCCTTGACCTTGTCGCCGACCTTGACGGCCAGGGCCTTCACCACGCCGGCCGCGGACGAGGGAATCTCCATCGACGCCTTGTCCGATTCGACCGTGATGAGCGATTGCTCGGCCTTGACCGTATCGCCGACGTTGACGAGCACCTCGATCACCGCGACTTCGTCGAAGTCGCCGATGTCGGGCACCTTGATTTGTTGTTCGCTCATTTGGACACTTTCAGTTTGAGTGTGAGAACGTCGACCGGTGGGGCCGAATTGCGATCGAATTCGCAGGCGGCGGCGATGCCCGCTTCCGCCACCTCGCGCGAACTGCGCGACTTGATGTCGTAGGCCGCATGCATGGCGCCGAGCGCGAAGCTGCGCCCCGAGCCGATGGCCCAGAACTGCTTGAACTCGAACACCTCGCGGTAGCTGTAGATGCCGTAGATGCCGCTGGCGTTGGCCATCAGCATCGTGAACTGGCTCGACTCGTAGGGCTCATGGTCGTCTTCCTTGGTCTGCATGAAGAACGCGTCCTTGAGCACCGGGTGCAGCAGCGTGAAGGTGCGGAAGATCTCGTGCTTGCTGCCGAACAGCAGCGCCTCGCGCGGCTGCGCGGCCAGCGCATGCTGCAGCACCAGGAAGTGCGCCGCGGCGCCGGCGACCGCGAAGAGGCTCTGCCCGGCCGCATCCTCGATGGTGAAGATCTTCTGGTTCGCCTCGGCGCGGTGCGAAAGCCGCGTGTCGCCGAAGGTCACCAGCGAGTCGGCCGCCATCGTGACCTGGCCGCCTTTGCGGACGGCCACCACGGTGGTCATGAGGCCTCCCGCCGGGCCGCCCCAGGGAAGCCGTCCCCCCCGGCGGGGAGCACCGCAGGTGCCCGGGCGGTCATAGCAGGATGCGACGGTAGTCCGCGAGCACCTGGCCCAGGTAGGCATTGAAGCGCGCAGCCAGGGCTCCGTCGATGACGCGGTGGTCGTACGACAGCGACAGCGGCAGCGTGAGACGCGGCACGAACTGCTTGCCGTCCCACACCGGCTTCATCGCGCTCTTCGAGAGGCCGAGGATGGCCACTTCCGGCGCGTTGATGATCGGCGTGAAGTGCGTGCCGCCGATGCCGCCTAGCGAACTGATCGAGAAGCAGCCGCCCTGCATGTCGGCCGAGCCGAGCTTGCCGTCGCGCGCCTTCTTGGCGAGCTCGCCCATCTCGGCGCTGATCTGCAGGATGCCCTTCTTGTCGGCATCCTTGAGCACCGGCACCACCAGCCCGTTGGGCGTGTCGGCCGCGAAGCCGATGTGGAAGTACTGCTTGTAGACCAGCTGGTCGCCGTCGAGGCTGGTGTTGAACTCGGGAAACTTCTTCAGCGCCGCGACCACGGCCTTGATCACGAAGGCCAGCATCGTGACCTTGATGCCGGACTTCTCGTTTTCCTTGTTGGTCGAGACGCGGAAGGCCTCGAGTTCGGTGATGTCGGCTTCGTCGTTGTTGGTGACGTGCGGGATCATCACCCAGTTGCGGTGCAGGTTGGCGCCGCTGAGCTTCTTGATGCGCGAGAGGTCCTTGCGCTCGACCGCGCCGAACTTCGTGAAATCGACCTTCGGCCAGGGAATGAGGCCGAGCGCCGCGCCATCCGCACCGCCGCCGCCTGCCGGCGCCTTCGCGGCCGAGGCCTTGGTAGTGGCCTGGCCGCTCATCACGGCCTTGGTGAAGTTCTGGATGTCTTCCTGCGTGATGCGGCCCTTGGGCCCCGAACCCTTCACCTCTTCGAGCGGCACGCCGAGTTCGCGCGCGAACTTGCGCACCGAAGGCGATGCGTGCGGCAGGTTGCCCTTGGGCGCGGTGGTGGGATCGTGCGGCGCGGCGGCGGCCGGGCTGGCCGCGGGCGTGGCCGCAGCTGCCGGCGCCGCGGGGGCGCTCGCGCTCGCCGTGGCCGGGGCGGCCGCGGTCGCCTGGGCGGGTGCCGGTGCGGCCGCACCCGCGGCGCCTTCGAGCACCGCGATCAGATCGCCGATGTTGACCTTGTCGCCGACCTTGACCTTGAGCTCCTTGAGCACGCCGGCCGCCGAGGAGGGAATCTCCATCGAAGCCTTGTCGGACTCCACCGTGATCAGCGACTGCTCGGGCCGCGATGGTGTCGCCGGGCTTCACGAGCAGCTCGATCACTGCCACGTCCTTGAAATCGCCGATGTCGGGCACCTTGACCTCGACCGGTCCGGCGGCGACGGGTGCGGCGGCCGGGGCAGGCGCCGCTGCGGCCGGGGCCGGGGCCGGTGCTGCGGCCGCAGGGGCCGGCGCGGGTGCCGGCGCCGGTGCGGCGGCGCCGGCCGCTGCGTCGGCCTCGAGCACGAGCACCACCGAGCCCTCCTTCACCTTGCTGCCGACCTGGACCTTGATCTCCTTCACGACGCCGGCGCCCGACGACGGAATCTCCATCGACGCCTTGTCCGACTCGACCGTGATGAGCGACTGCTCGGCCTTGACCGTGTCGCCCACCTTCACCAGCACCTCGATCACCGCGACCTCATCGAAATCGCCGATGTCCGGCACCTTGACTTCCACTGCTGCCATGTTGTGTGTCTCCCGCCCCGAAGGCGTTCGTGGTGGTTGTTGTTACGCGTAGAGCGGGTTGATCTTGTCGACGTTGATGCCGTACTTCTTGATCGCCTCGGCGACCTTCGCCACCGGCACGGTGCCGTCCTCGGAGAGCGCCTTGAGCGCCGCCAGCACGATGTAGTGGCGGTTGACCTCGAAGTGCTCGCGCAGCTTGCTGCGGAAATCGCTGCGGCCGAAGCCGTCGGTGCCGAGCACCTTGTAGGTGCGGCCCTTCGGGATGAACGGACGGATCTGCTCGGCGTAGGCCTTCATGTAGTCGGTCGACGCGACGACCGGGCCGGTGGTGCCCGAGAGCTGCTCGGTCACGAAGGGCACGCGCGGCGTCTCGCTCGGATGCAGCAGGTTCCAGCGGTCGGCGTCCTGGCCGTCGCGCGTCAGCTCATTGAAGCTCGGGCAGCTCCAGACCGAAGCCGAGACGCCCCAGTCCTTCTCGAGCAGTTCCTGCGCGAAGAAGCTCTCGCGCAGGATCGAGCCGCTGCCCAGCAATTGCACGGTCGGCGCCTTCGCCTTGAGTGCGGGGCCCTGCTTCGACAGGTACATGCCCTTGATGATCTGCTCCTCGGTGCCGGGCTGCAGGCCGGGCATCGGGTAGTTCTCGTTGAGCAGCGTGAGGTAATAGAACACGTTGTCCTGGCGCTCGACCATGCGCTTCAGGCCGTGGTGCAGGATCACGCCCACTTCGTGCGAGAAGGTGGGGTCGTAGCTCACGCAGTTGGGAATGGTGTTCGCGAGGATGTGGCTGTGGCCGTCCTCGTGCTGCAGGCCTTCGCCGTTGAGCGTGGTGCGCCCCGAGGTGCCGCCGAGCAGGAAGCCGCGCGCCTGCATGTCGCCCGCCGCCCAGGCTAGGTCGCCGATGCGCTGGAAGCCGAACATCGAGTAGTACACGTAGAACGGCACCATGATGCGGTTGTTCGTGCTGTACGAGGTGGCGGCCGCGATCCAGCTCGACATGCCGCCGGCTTCGTTGATGCCTTCCTGCAGGATCTGGCCGGCCTTGTCTTCCTTGTAGTACATGACCTGGTCCTTGTCGACCGGGGTGTACTGCTGGCCATGCGGGTTGTAGATGCCGATCTGGCGGAACAGGCCTTCCATGCCGAAGGTGCGGGCTTCGTCCACCAGGATCGGCACCACGCGGGGGCCGAGCGCCTTGTCGCGCAGCAGC
It encodes the following:
- a CDS encoding isochorismatase family protein, whose protein sequence is MLLDASQSQLVLVDYQAQLMPAIFEAEAVVQNAVRLGRMARLFGVPAWGTEHNPSKLGENDAEIRKLCQRTLSKMHFSGVEEGLGEWLRVPAKPPQGNARSLPKHLQKPAAAPEERNSIVIAGCEAHVCLLQTALDLLEDEFEVWVVTDACSARTERNRDAAFDRLAGAGAELVTTEMVGFEWLRTAEHPAFSELLALIR
- the lpdA gene encoding dihydrolipoyl dehydrogenase — its product is MSEQQIKVPDIGDFDEVAVIEVLVNVGDTVKAEQSLITVESDKASMEIPSSAAGVVKALAVKVGDKVKEGSVVLTLEVDGAAAPAPAAAAPAPAAAAAAAPAPKAAPAPAPAAAPAASSYGGKVDVECDVIVLGAGPGGYSAAFRAADLGLKVVLIERYATLGGVCLNVGCIPSKALLHVAAVMDEVKHFADLGVSFGAPTVDRTKLLGHKNKVVGKLTGGLAAMAKMRKVTVLRGVGNFVDPYHIEVEETSGTGWDTTGKKQTVKFRNAIIAAGSQAVSLPFMPKDPRVVDSTGALELGTDPKRMLILGGGIIGLEMGTVYSSLGARLDVVEMLDGLMQGADRDLVKVWQKMNAPRFDNIMLKTKTVGAEATKDGIKVSFEGENAPKEPQVYDLVLQAVGRSPNGKKIGAEKAGVTVSDRGFIPVDIQMRTNVPHIFAIGDIVGQPMLAHKAVHEAHVAAEVIAGEQKGDRELSSAAFNARVIPSVAYTDPEVAWVGLTEDQAKAEGVKVKKGLFPWNASGRAIANGRDEGFTKLLFDAETHRILGGGIVGTHAGDMIGEIALAIEMGADEVDIGKTIHPHPTLGESIGMAAEVAHGSCTDLPPQKKAA
- a CDS encoding MFS transporter: MTTVVAVRKGGQVTMAADSLVTFGDTRLSHRAEANQKIFTIEDAAGQSLFAVAGAAAHFLVLQHALAAQPREALLFGSKHEIFRTFTLLHPVLKDAFFMQTKEDDHEPYESSQFTMLMANASGIYGIYSYREVFEFKQFWAIGSGRSFALGAMHAAYDIKSRSSREVAEAGIAAACEFDRNSAPPVDVLTLKLKVSK
- a CDS encoding propionate--CoA ligase; amino-acid sequence: MSRYEEFYRQSIDAPEAFWAEQAKLIDWQVPPQQILDASNPPFARWFVGGTTNLCHNAVDRHLAARGDQPALIFVSTETGTEKTYSFRELHAEVQRTAASLIELGVGRGDRVLIYMPMIPEAAFAMLACARIGAIHCVVFGGFASGSLASRIEDAEPKVIVSADAGSRGGKVIAYKPLLDEAIRLSSHKPSAVLLTDRGLAPMQLTPARDHLASALRERHLNAQVPCTWLAATDISYTIYTSGTTGRPKGVQRDVGGYAVALAASMKHIFDGRAGETYFSTSDIGWVVGHSYIVYGPLIAGMATLMYEGLPTQGIDGQPDGGIWWRLVEKYRVTVMFSAPTAVRVLKKQDPALLKKYDLSSLRALFLAGEPLDEPTARWISEGLGVPIIDNYWQTESGWPIITIANGVEQKPSRFGSPGVPMYGYRIKILHESTGEELTGANEKGVVVIEGPTPPGFMQTVWRDDARFVDTYWKSVPGKMVYSTFDWGIRDADGYFYILGRTDDVINVAGHRLGTREIEESISGHPNVAEVAVVGVADALKGQVAMAFVVPRDGRAASDADAALQLEGEIMKRVADQLGALARPARVRFVSGLPKTRSGKLLRRAIQAVCEQRDPGDLTTIDDPATLQQIKQLLS
- a CDS encoding PQQ-dependent sugar dehydrogenase translates to MKLQQKALRALLGSLIGLAGLGLTAPAFAQVRAETVATGLQNPWGVAFLPEGRYVVTERAGRMRLIGADGRLGAPLAGLPAIAAGGQGGLLDVLADSEFEKNRTLYFCFSEPEAGGGSANGTALASARLSGDATKLENLRILFSQQPKVTSRNHFGCRIVEARDGTLFLTLGDRYSRKDDAQKLDNHIGKVVRIAKDGTAPKDNPFVGRPGALPEIWSYGHRNGQGAALAPDGRFWMTEHGPQGGDEINVPQAGRNHGWPVITYGENYGGGKIGEGITARQGMEQPLHYWVPSIAPSGMAFLTSDRYGAAWKGNLFVGSLKFGYLDRIELKDGKVVAEHKLLADRGARVRDVKQGPDGWLYVLTDESDGKLLRLRPD
- a CDS encoding C40 family peptidase is translated as MRFFVLPASLLFAVAVQAAPQQDRSDDELARLLADKGLIGQLQQVRQTVAERTSDLVVTAIGFLGVPYRRGGNTVESGFDCSGFVRAMYNQTLGHVLPRRAEEQAAATEKIDRSQLKPGDLVFFNTMRRAFSHVGIYVGEGKFIHSPRSGAQVRVEDMNGSYWSRRFDGARRVLAGTPAAEEIKSTGN
- a CDS encoding alpha/beta hydrolase, coding for MPQILPHRRLSTILALCAAIAIGGCGGLRSGGAPLGSSLEKSSCTAHADTLLVLLPGAYSQPDEFVREGFVRALQDSRLAVDAMLVDAHLGYYNDRTILVRLDQDVIAPARAQGYKAVWIVGISIGGFGGLLYAQTHPGALAGLVTIAPYLGERALAADIANAGGLARWTGPLGDPPGSDPRRPNETQLWQWLRGYAGRTAGFGAQPPLYLGYGVDDRFAFSHRLLAAALPADRVFTTEGGHDWPEWTRIWRRMLPTLPLPGCPG